A region of Flavobacteriales bacterium DNA encodes the following proteins:
- a CDS encoding MFS transporter translates to MENKRALSLLFASHVISSFAQGITMMAIPWYFATIVHESVVFGKVLAVATFISIFWSLFAGTLIDRYPRKNIFWIASIVGFVVLGGAGMYGQQMQEMPLWLVGFVFVFTFFGFNIHYPNLYAFSQQLAARGDYGRVNSMIEVLGQSTNVLSGALGAILLTGTDGGSLDILGFQVVFPFEIARWRIWEIFLLDASTYAIAACIIPFIKYVDANPLPIDMERVVERFKRGWRFLLLNRELLIFGLATYSIFVVLLVEVQYLLPIFVDNQLEAGADVYASSEVYFALGSLAAGFLIQKLTRNFAPAKTILMMMLVAGSSFVLVAFSKSIIGFYLFSALIGFTNAGTRITRVTFLFNHVPNNIIGRANSIFYVYNITGRGLLLTLFALPFFSASNNIIWAYVISGSFILVSVIPLMMILGRLEAMRIRTE, encoded by the coding sequence ATGGAAAACAAACGTGCCCTTTCGCTTCTTTTTGCTTCGCATGTCATCAGCAGCTTTGCGCAAGGTATCACCATGATGGCCATTCCGTGGTATTTCGCCACCATCGTTCATGAATCCGTGGTGTTCGGGAAAGTGCTGGCCGTGGCCACCTTCATCAGCATTTTCTGGAGCCTTTTTGCTGGAACGTTGATCGACCGTTACCCACGCAAGAACATCTTTTGGATCGCATCCATTGTCGGTTTTGTGGTGCTTGGCGGTGCGGGAATGTACGGCCAGCAAATGCAGGAAATGCCTCTGTGGCTGGTCGGTTTCGTATTTGTTTTCACGTTTTTCGGGTTCAATATCCATTATCCGAATCTGTACGCGTTCTCGCAGCAATTGGCCGCGCGTGGCGATTATGGTCGTGTCAACTCAATGATCGAGGTTCTGGGCCAGAGCACCAATGTGCTTTCGGGCGCGCTCGGTGCCATTCTGCTTACCGGAACGGATGGCGGGAGCTTGGACATCCTCGGATTTCAAGTGGTGTTTCCGTTTGAAATAGCGCGATGGCGCATCTGGGAGATCTTCCTGTTGGATGCTTCAACCTATGCGATCGCTGCGTGCATCATTCCGTTCATCAAGTATGTGGATGCGAACCCGCTGCCCATCGATATGGAACGTGTCGTAGAACGTTTCAAGCGCGGTTGGCGCTTTCTGCTATTGAACAGGGAATTGCTGATTTTCGGACTGGCCACATACTCCATTTTTGTGGTGCTGTTGGTAGAAGTGCAGTACCTGCTGCCCATTTTCGTAGACAACCAACTGGAAGCGGGTGCTGATGTGTATGCCAGCAGCGAGGTGTATTTCGCGCTGGGCAGCTTGGCCGCTGGATTTCTTATTCAGAAACTGACACGGAATTTCGCGCCCGCCAAAACCATTCTGATGATGATGCTGGTGGCGGGAAGCTCATTTGTGCTGGTGGCTTTCAGCAAAAGCATTATTGGTTTTTATCTCTTCTCGGCTCTCATCGGCTTCACCAATGCGGGAACGCGGATTACGCGGGTCACATTCCTTTTCAATCACGTGCCGAATAACATCATCGGCCGCGCCAACAGCATTTTCTACGTGTACAATATCACCGGTCGCGGGTTGCTGCTGACCTTGTTTGCATTACCGTTTTTCTCAGCCTCCAACAACATCATTTGGGCGTACGTGATCAGCGGAAGTTTCATCCTTGTTTCGGTAATTCCTTTGATGATGATTTTGGGAAGGTTGGAAGCGATGCGAATTCGTACCGAGTGA
- a CDS encoding acyl-CoA dehydrogenase, translating to MADDRYQGHDYYLVDELLTDEHKLIRETVRSWVKQNVSPIIEEYAQKAEFPRHLLPGLGEIGAFGPYIPHEYGGPGLDQISYGIIMQELERCDSGLRSTASVQSSLVMFPIWSYATESQKQKWLPRLATGELLGCFGLTEPDHGSNPAGMVTNFKDAGDHVILNGAKMWISNAPFADIAVVWAKDEEGTIRGLVVERGMEGFSTPTTHGKWSLRASATGELVFDNVKVPKENVFPEIRGLKGPLSCLNSARYGIAWGALGAALDCYDTALRYSKERIQFGKPIGSFQLQQKKLAEMITEITKAQLLVWRLGVLKNEHRASPQQISMAKRNNVEIALRTAREARQMLGGMGITGEYPIMRHMMNLESVVTYEGTHDIHLLITGMDVTGFNAFGG from the coding sequence ATGGCTGACGACAGATATCAAGGACACGACTATTATTTGGTGGATGAACTGCTTACAGATGAGCACAAACTCATCCGCGAAACGGTGCGCTCGTGGGTAAAGCAGAACGTTTCTCCCATTATTGAGGAATATGCGCAGAAAGCGGAGTTCCCGCGACATCTGCTTCCCGGTTTGGGAGAGATCGGGGCGTTCGGGCCTTACATCCCGCACGAATATGGTGGCCCTGGATTGGACCAGATCAGCTACGGCATCATTATGCAGGAACTGGAACGCTGCGATAGCGGATTACGCAGCACCGCTTCCGTACAGAGTTCGTTGGTGATGTTCCCTATTTGGAGCTACGCCACCGAAAGCCAGAAGCAGAAATGGCTACCGCGATTGGCCACGGGAGAATTGCTCGGATGTTTCGGATTGACCGAACCGGACCACGGTTCGAACCCGGCAGGAATGGTGACGAATTTCAAGGATGCGGGCGACCACGTGATCCTGAACGGAGCCAAAATGTGGATCAGCAACGCCCCATTTGCCGACATCGCAGTGGTTTGGGCAAAAGATGAGGAAGGAACCATTCGCGGTCTGGTCGTAGAGCGCGGCATGGAAGGTTTCTCAACCCCAACAACCCACGGAAAGTGGAGCTTGCGCGCCTCAGCCACAGGCGAACTGGTGTTCGATAATGTGAAGGTTCCGAAGGAAAATGTGTTCCCAGAGATACGTGGACTGAAAGGTCCGTTGAGCTGCCTGAATTCTGCGCGCTACGGCATTGCATGGGGTGCGTTGGGTGCCGCACTCGATTGCTACGATACGGCCTTGCGCTATTCGAAAGAGCGTATTCAGTTCGGAAAACCGATCGGAAGTTTCCAATTGCAGCAGAAGAAATTGGCCGAGATGATCACCGAGATCACCAAAGCACAACTGTTGGTTTGGCGGTTGGGCGTTCTGAAAAACGAGCATCGCGCTTCGCCACAGCAGATCTCCATGGCCAAACGGAATAACGTGGAAATTGCGTTGCGAACAGCTCGCGAAGCACGCCAAATGCTGGGCGGAATGGGCATCACGGGCGAGTACCCGATCATGCGCCACATGATGAACTTGGAAAGCGTGGTGACCTACGAAGGCACGCACGACATCCATCTGCTCATTACTGGCATGGATGTTACAGGATTCAACGCGTTTGGAGGATGA
- a CDS encoding T9SS type A sorting domain-containing protein, with product MKKKFTLALSILLMTGMVYDYSFRSAHTNPNAAPAGNTGSPGDGGNTCARSGCHSGGPAATNQTVTLTGIPTTGYVAEQTYNMTITMSNGGSIFGFSLSPQTQQGALVGTLTASMSGTTLNGGSKYLTQLITGTFGSGGTKTYTFDWTAPQAGTGDVTFYGSFNFANGNGSSSGDVILPQTFTFSESSVGISEAQLEALSVYPNPVVDEIHVAAKDVDEEIMITLYDVQGRKVIEEKHKGVADIKIDVRAKSLNTGVYLMRLEAGGNTTVKKLMVK from the coding sequence ATGAAGAAGAAATTTACCCTTGCTCTCTCGATCTTGTTGATGACCGGAATGGTCTATGACTACAGTTTCAGATCGGCACACACAAACCCCAATGCGGCTCCCGCAGGAAATACCGGTTCGCCCGGAGATGGTGGAAATACCTGTGCCAGAAGTGGATGTCACTCAGGTGGACCGGCTGCAACAAATCAGACCGTTACCTTGACCGGTATTCCTACAACAGGTTACGTGGCCGAGCAGACCTACAACATGACCATCACGATGTCCAACGGAGGTAGCATTTTCGGGTTTTCACTTTCTCCGCAAACGCAGCAGGGTGCTTTGGTGGGTACATTGACCGCGTCCATGTCAGGAACAACCCTCAACGGTGGTTCCAAATATCTTACCCAGCTCATTACCGGAACATTCGGTTCTGGAGGTACAAAGACCTACACGTTCGATTGGACCGCACCACAGGCCGGAACAGGTGATGTGACCTTCTACGGTTCGTTCAACTTTGCAAACGGTAACGGGAGTAGCAGCGGAGACGTGATTCTGCCGCAGACGTTCACTTTCAGCGAAAGTTCCGTTGGCATCAGCGAAGCGCAGCTGGAAGCACTCTCAGTTTACCCGAACCCGGTAGTGGACGAGATCCATGTGGCAGCAAAGGATGTGGATGAGGAGATCATGATCACCTTGTATGATGTGCAGGGAAGAAAAGTGATCGAGGAGAAGCATAAAGGAGTTGCTGACATCAAGATCGATGTCCGTGCCAAGAGCCTGAACACAGGTGTTTACCTGATGCGTTTGGAAGCAGGCGGCAACACCACCGTCAAGAAACTGATGGTGAAATAA
- a CDS encoding YceI family protein, whose amino-acid sequence MASSSLVSSLKRWFFGAVALLGFAASQQLEAQTVYSSDSSSVSFFSHTPLEDIKAVNHASTAMIEMMSQVVKIQVPVAAFQFENHLMQEHFNEGYLEPQKFQYATFRGKLSDSLDLSIDTVYMVQATGMLSLHGLDRAHTFVGKIVCQDSIAQLTSGFELVLADHEVKVPGAVFDNIAKLVKVDVYFRMHPFRKEE is encoded by the coding sequence ATGGCTTCCTCAAGCTTGGTTTCCTCTCTAAAACGTTGGTTTTTCGGTGCTGTGGCATTGCTCGGTTTCGCAGCTTCGCAACAGTTGGAGGCGCAAACGGTTTACAGCAGCGACAGCAGTTCGGTCTCGTTCTTTTCGCACACACCGTTGGAAGACATCAAGGCGGTGAACCATGCCTCCACGGCCATGATTGAGATGATGTCGCAGGTGGTGAAGATCCAGGTTCCTGTGGCCGCATTCCAATTTGAGAATCATTTGATGCAGGAGCATTTCAACGAAGGTTATCTGGAGCCGCAGAAATTTCAGTACGCCACTTTCCGTGGGAAACTTTCCGATTCGCTCGACCTTTCCATCGACACGGTTTACATGGTTCAGGCAACGGGAATGTTGAGCTTGCATGGCTTGGACAGGGCACACACATTCGTTGGGAAGATCGTCTGTCAGGACAGCATTGCCCAACTCACATCAGGTTTTGAACTGGTGCTGGCCGATCACGAAGTGAAAGTACCCGGAGCCGTGTTCGACAACATCGCCAAGCTGGTCAAGGTCGATGTCTATTTCCGCATGCATCCTTTCCGAAAGGAGGAGTAA